A window of the Bombus affinis isolate iyBomAffi1 unplaced genomic scaffold, iyBomAffi1.2 ctg00000632.1, whole genome shotgun sequence genome harbors these coding sequences:
- the LOC126928178 gene encoding uncharacterized protein LOC126928178 → MPTPAKINNLRKRRDKLFEGTLTTIRDRIDRYEQSGMQDLAYLRSSQALLKTGWKRFLSLQDELDDIEDEDIVQERVASEQYSSLDERIQHLREGKPSSIPPPSKGTDFPEAKMHLPEMRLPAFDGKFENWNAFFNTFNSTIDMNSHLTTLQKFHYVRASLVGEAASCVNSLVFHEENYPKALSLLKQRYDCPRRIVSCHGFAIIDYSKLTHCSPMALRDLANVVRQNLDALSSLGQTVHPNSLILNLISSKLPDYVRQQWELTLTNKEVPQYTDLLDYLENLALTGISPSDIKQIKTPDQSKRIRQRKTRGQTFTASRVKNSCHSCKGQHSIWHCDAFRAKSVSERLKEVKSALLCLNCLSAGHTTRDCHAGSCRIKVPPLPAGDHRHPRQRLGRSQGSTTQGLHGLQVHQPVRDRHTIDARHAEPQQGPIKPDHQIPNYCAMT, encoded by the exons ATGCCGACCCCAGCTAAGATCAACAACTTGAGGAAACGACGTGATAAATTGTTCGAAGGCACGTTAACGACTATAAGGGACCGCATCGATAGATACGAACAGTCAGGCATGCAAGATCTTGCATATTTGAGATCATCTCAAGCCCTACTCAAAACCGGGTGGAAACGATTCCTATCACTCCAGGACGAGTTGGACGACATCGAGGACGAGGATATCGTTCAGGAACGCGTAGCGTCGGAACAGTACAGTTCCCTGGACGAGAGAATACAGCATCTCCGGGAAGGAAAGCCATCTTCAATCCCGCCGCCATCAAAGGGCACCGATTTTCCCGAAGCGAAAATGCATTTACCAGAAATGCGGCTACCAGCATTCGACGGGAAATTCGAAAATTGGaacgcattttttaacacattcAACTCGACTATCGACATGAACTCTCACCTAACCACCTTACAAAAATTCCATTATGTGCGGGCTTCCTTAGTAGGGGAAGCCGCGAGTTGTGTGAATTCTCTAGTTTTCCATGAGGAGAACTATCCGAAGGCGCTGAGCCTTCTCAAGCAGAGGTACGATTGTCCGCGACGCATCGTGTCATGCCATGGATTTGCAATCATTGACTACTCAAAGCTGACGCATTGTTCTCCAATGGCCCTAAGAGACTTGGCCAATGTCGTAAGACAGAACCTCGACGCACTAAGCAGTTTGGGACAAACCGTACATCCGAATAGCCTCATTCTTAATCTCATCAGCTCCAAACTACCCGATTACGTCAGGCAACAATGGGAGCTAACCTTGACCAACAAGGAGGTGCCTCAATACACCGATTTGCTAGATTACCTCGAGAATCTAGCGCTCACAGGCATCTCACCTtccgatatcaaacaaattaaaaCACCGGACCAATCCAAAAGAATCCGACAGCGTAAGACACGAGGACAGACATTCACCGCATCCCGGGTCAAGAATTCCTGCCATTCTTGCAAGGGCCAACACTCCATTTGGCATTGCGACGCCTTCAGAGCCAAAAGCGTCAGTGAACGCTTGAAGGAGGTCAAAAGTGCACTCCTGTGTCTGAACTGCCTGAGTGCGGGACACACAACTCGGGATTGTCATGCCGGGTCTTGTAGG ATCAAGGTTCCTCCCCTTCCAGCAGGAGATCATCGACATCCCCGTCAAAGACTCGGAAGGTCGCAAGGAAGCACAACCCAAGGACTTCACGGACTTCAAGTCCATCAACCAGTCCGAGACAGACACACAATTGACGCCAGGCACGCCGAACCCCAACAAGGACCGATCAAACCCGACCATCAGATCccaaattattgtgcaatgacCTAG
- the LOC126928179 gene encoding uncharacterized protein LOC126928179, with the protein MLTDKRQPIRCRALLDTGSSMNFITRRLADSLGIKQKKCSVPIGVLDTLTTTARRYITATITSTDGSYERTITFLVIPAISTLIPSQHIDRSTLEIPKNINLADPRFHVPGPIDVLLSSGTTLASMCVGQINLTRPDEPELRLQKTRFGWVIGGSPTYQIATNAFHASTTALQADLARFWEIDEGPPIQHLSEAERRCEKHFRDHVRRTSEGRYIVALPFHSQLPSLGSTKALAMRRLASLHRRFQRDNSYEIAYSNVIQEYIDLGHATKIDPGHLANHEYYLPHHSVIKESSDTTKLRVVFDGSAASNTGVLLNDTLLTGPKLQEDLFDILLRFRSHQYVLTGDIEKMYRQILIRPEDRKYQQILWRNSDGEIDSYQLNTVTFGLSAAPYLAIRCLKQLADDEGHQFPRASLVLKRDFYVDDALTGADTKEEVLSIRKELTDLLQSGGFNIRGWASNDSDVLKGLSEQDKCRKLQLGESQTLKTLGVFWESQVDSILYSVDTLADLPRVTKRSISSVIARIYDPLGLLAPVIIRAKIILQHIWSLKINWDESLPADLHTEWSRYYTQLALINNVRFPRKAVIPAATRMELHGFCDASEKAYGACVYLRTISSDGSIQSHLLTAKSKVAPLKTQTIPRLELSGALRLATLIASIQKALTIEISRIVYWTDSTIVLQWIKTSPHMLKTFVANRVAEIQLKTNLSDWRHVPTADNPADLISRGQTPKEFLRPSIWKNGP; encoded by the coding sequence ATGCTGACCGACAAACGGCAACCTATTCGTTGCCGTGCGTTGCTCGATACTGGATCCAGCATGAACTTCATTACTAGAAGACTAGCCGATTCCCTTggaataaaacaaaagaagtgtTCGGTCCCAATTGGGGTTCTCGATACTTTAACGACGACGGCAAGGCGATACATAACGGCTACGATCACGTCAACCGACGGCAGCTATGAACGTACAATAACGTTCCTCGTCATTCCGGCTATCTCGACCCTGATCCCAAGTCAACACATCGATCGCTCGACATTGGAAATACCAAAGAATATCAATCTGGCCGATCCACGATTTCATGTGCCAGGTCCGATCGATGTCTTACTGAGTTCAGGTACGACACTTGCTTCGATGTGCGTCGGACAGATTAATCTGACGCGACCAGACGAGCCGGAACTGCGTTTACAGAAAACCCGATTCGGCTGGGTAATCGGGGGGAGTCCAACTTACCAAATCGCGACAAATGCATTCCACGCCTCCACAACGGCTCTGCAAGCTGATCTCGCGCggttttgggaaatcgacgaaggACCCCCGATTCAACATCTCTCAGAGGCAGAGCGACGATGCGAAAAACACTTCCGAGATCACGTCCGACGCACCAGCGAAGGACGATACATTGTCGCCCTTCCATTTCACAGCCAGCTCCCATCCCTTGGATCAACCAAGGCACTAGCGATGAGACGACTCGCATCACTCCACCGCCGATTCCAACGCGATAACTCATACGAAATCGCGTACAGTAATGTGATCCAAGAGTACATAGACTTGGGTCACGCGACGAAGATCGACCCTGGTCACCTCGCTAATCACGAGTATTATCTGCCACATCACAGCGTGATCAAGGAATCAAGCGACACCACTAAGCTCCGGGTTGTGTTCGATGGATCAGCGGCAAGCAACACTGGAGTATTGCTAAACGATACTTTGCTCACCGGACCAAAGTTGCAGGAGGATCTATTCGACATCCTACTTAGATTCCGGTCTCACCAGTATGTTCTAACTGGCGAtattgaaaaaatgtatcgcCAGATATTGATACGCCCAGAAGATAggaaatatcaacaaattctgtGGCGCAATTCCGACGGTGAGATCGACTCCTATCAACTTAACACCGTGACGTTTGGGTTGTCAGCCGCTCCATACTTGGCCATACGGTGTCTCAAACAAttggcagacgacgagggacacCAATTCCCGCGAGCATCACTGGTATTaaagcgagacttctacgtagACGACGCCCTCACCGGAGCTGATACGAAGGAAGAGGTACTGTCGATTCGGAAGGAGCTCACCGACCTTCTGCAATCAGGCGGCTTCAATATTAGAGGATGGGCGTCCAACGATTCGGACGTACTGAAGGGGCTATCCGAACAAGACAAATGCCGGAAGCTACAATTAGGTGAGTCTCAGACCCTAAAAACCCTCGGGGTTTTTTGGGAGTCCCAAGTTGATTCAATCCTCTATTCGGTCGATACCCTAGCTGATCTCCCACGCGTTACAAAGCGATCAATAAGTTCGGTGATCGCCAGAATTTATGATCCATTAGGATTGCTAGCTCCAGTGATAATTCGAGCAAAGATTATTTTGCAACATATATGGTCATTAAAGATCAACTGGGATGAATCACTTCCCGCGGATTTGCATACGGAATGGAGCCGGTACTACACCCAATTAGCGTTGATAAACAACGTCCGGTTTCCACGAAAAGCTGTAATACCAGCAGCGACTAGGATGGAACTCCACGGGTTTTGCGATGCCAGCGAGAAGGCTTACGGAGCCTGCGTCTATCTCCGCACCATTAGTTCCGACGGCTCCATCCAATCCCATCTACTCACCGCGAAGTCAAAGGTCGCTCCGCTCAAAACACAGACGATCCCACGACTCGAACTGAGCGGAGCACTCCGTCTGGCTACCCTGATCGCATCAATCCAGAAAGCCCTGACGATCGAGATCTCTCGGATCGTATACTGGACTGATTCCACCATCGTGCTCCAGTGGATCAAAACCTCGCCGCATATGTTAAAAACATTTGTGGCGAACCGAGTAGCCGAGATCCAACTCAAGACTAACCTCTCCGATTGGCGTCATGTACCCACCGCCGACAACCCAGCGGACCTCATCTCACGAGGTCAGACGCCCAAGGAGTTCCTGCGCCCGTCCATTTGGAAAAATGGACCATAA
- the LOC126928180 gene encoding uncharacterized protein LOC126928180, which produces MPFHQRHPIILPKSSVTELIIDQEHRRNHHSGTQATLYAIRQRYWPVDGRSQVWRTIKNCVRCCRANPPSVEYLMGDLPESRITESRPFTNIGVDYCGPFYVKERRDRNRRRVKVYVAIFICLATKTVHIELVSDLTTDAFLAALRRFISRRGHCATILSDNGTNFVGANRELKELHLLLQSDDHQERVQTFLTDRQIQWSFNPPNSPHFGGLWEAAVKSFKRHLIRTVGTELLTFEHLNTLVIEIEAMLNSRPLTPISTDPNDLPVLTPGHFLLGDTFTNIRERDLRTIQPSHLSNWQRIHQLKQEFWSRWHREYLNELTSRSKWYKGKHGIREGTIVILREDNVPPMHWPLGRVIKVHPGADGIIRTATVKTATSILDRGVKRLIPLPCQPESEEPGQPRTAENADESSP; this is translated from the coding sequence ATGCCCTTCCACCAAAGGCATCCGATCATTCTGCCAAAATCATCAGTGACTGAGCTCATTATCGACCAGGAGCATCGACGCAACCATCATTCCGGAACCCAGGCCACACTATACGCTATTAGACAACGTTATTGGCCTGTCGACGGCCGAAGCCAAGTATGGCGCACCATCAAGAACTGCGTCCGTTGttgccgagccaatccaccaTCAGTAGAATATCTGATGGGAGACCTGCCGGAGTCACGGATCACCGAGTCGCGGCCCTTTACGAACATCGGGGTTGATTATTGCGGCCCGTTCTATGTCAAGGAGAGAAGGGATCGTAATCGCCGAAGGGTAAAGGTGTACGTCGCCATATTCATATGCCTGGCTACCAAAACCGTTCATATCGAATTAGTGAGCGATCTGACAACCGACGCATTCCTTGCCGCGCTCCGCCGGTTTATCTCTCGGAGAGGACATTGTGCGACCATCCTTTCGGACAACGGAACTAACTTCGTCGGAGCAAACAGGGAGTTGAAAGAACTTCACCTCCTATTACAATCCGACGACCATCAAGAAAGGGTGCAGACCTTCCTCACCGATCGGCAGATACAGTGGTCATTCAACCCTCCGAATTCACCACATTTTGGCGGTTTATGGGAAGCCGCGGTGAAATCATTTAAACGGCATCTTATTCGCACCGTTGGCACGGAACTCTTGACCTTCGAGCATCTCAATACTCTGGTTATTGAGATCGAAGCGATGTTGAATTCCCGTCCACTTACTCCCATCTCAACAGATCCTAACGATCTCCCAGTCCTCACTCCCGGACATTTTTTGTTAGGCGACACATTTACCAACATTCGGGAACGAGATCTTAGGACAATCCAACCAAGCCACTTATCTAACTGGCAACGTATCCATCAGCTTAAGCAGGAATTTTGGAGTCGATGGCACCGAGAATATCTCAACGAATTAACCAGCCGTAGCAAATGGTACAAGGGCAAACATGGCATTCGTGAGGGCACAATCGTAATTCTCCGAGAAGACAACGTTCCACCTATGCATTGGCCCTTGGGCCGCGTCATTAAGGTCCACCCAGGAGCCGACGGAATTATACGGACAGCCACGGTGAAGACAGCGACGAGCATCCTGGATCGCGGCGTCAAACGATTGATTCCACTACCCTGTCAACCGGAATCGGAGGAACCCGGACAACCACGAACAGCGGAGAACGCAGACGAAAGTTCCCCCTGA